A portion of the Cryptomeria japonica chromosome 5, Sugi_1.0, whole genome shotgun sequence genome contains these proteins:
- the LOC131029540 gene encoding uncharacterized protein At5g48480 has translation MAQEENGKQNGGAVVAKAAPVFSALRPHLIVEAPKAADAIQFYKRAFGAEEVAKSLHPKRKAEQELPLILHAHLKFGAAEVMVCDETEETGAEVKSPLNLKGTSAILHLETDDAESAFERAVEAGATVTEHIAEKPWGQLYGKVKDPYGFVWSIATPTKLVPTSGADA, from the exons ATGGCTCAGGAAGAAAATGGAAAGCAGAATGGTGGTGCAGTGGTTGCTAAGGCGGCTCCTGTGTTTTCTGCCTTGAGGCCCCATTTAATTGTGGAGGCTCCTAAGGCGGCGGATGCTATTCAGTTTTACAAACGGGCTTTTGGAGCGGAAGAGGTTGCTAAATCTTTGCACCCTAAGCGTAAGGCAGAGCAGGAGCTCCCTCTTATCCTTCATGCCCATTTGAAGTTCGGCGCAGCCGAGGTTATGGTCTGTGACGAGACAGAAGAAACCGGTGCAGA GGTGAAGTCGCCGCTTAACCTGAAAGGAACGTCTGCAATATTGCACTTGGAGACAGATGATGCTGAGAGTGCATTTGAAAGGGCAGTGGAAGCAGGGGCAACGGTGACTGAGCACATAGCGGAGAAACCATGGGGGCAACTGTATGGAAAGGTAAAAGACCCCTACGGTTTTGTCTGGAGCATTGCCACGCCCACCAAGCTGGTACCAACTTCTGGGGCAGACGCTTAA